Genomic segment of Oceanimonas sp. GK1:
CCTGGATCAGGCGGTGAGTGCCGCCCGGGGCATTGCCGCCCATGGTGGCGACGGCCGTTTCAAGGTGGGCAAGGCTCAGCCGGTGGTGGCCCGTTACTCGGCGCTGAACCCCCTCGACAGCCTGAGCCGGGAGCAGAAGATTGCCCTGCTGCAGCAGATGGACGCCTTTGCCCGCAGCCTGGAGCCGGCCGTGACCCAGGTGATTGCCTCCATTTCCGGGGTGTATGAAGAAGTGCTGGTGCTGGCCACCGACGGTACCCTGGCCACGGATCTGCGCCCCTTGGTGCGACTGAACTGCTCGGTGCTGGCGGAGCGCAATGGCCGGCGCGAACGGGGCAGCAGCGGCGGTGGCGGCCGCTTTGGCTACGACTACTTTCTGGAAGAGATCGACGGCCAGCCCCGGGCCTTGGGGTATGTCAAGGAAGCGGTGCGCCAGGCCCTGGTCAACCTGGAGGCGGTGGACGCCCCCGCCGGCACCATGCCGGTGGTACTGGGCGCCGGCTGGCCCGGCGTACTGCTGCACGAGGCGGTGGGCCACGGCCTGGAAGGGGACTTCAACCGCAAGGGGTCTTCCGCCTACTCCGGCCGTATCGGCGAGCAGGTGGCCTCAAGTCTGTGCACCATAGTGGACGACGGCACCCTGGCCAACCGCCGCGGCTCGCTGACCATCGACGACGAGGGCACCGCCAGCGGCTATAACGTGCTGATCGAGAACGGCGTGCTCAAGGGCTATATGCAGGACAAGCTCAATGCCCGGCTGATGGGCATGGCGCCCACCGGCAACGGCCGGCGCGAGTCCTACGCCCACCTGCCCATGCCGCGCATGACCAACACCTATATGCTGCCCGGCCAGACCCCGCCGGAGGAGATCATTCGCAGTGTGAAAAAGGGCATTTACGCCCCCAACTTTGGCGGTGGCCAGGTGGACATCACCTCGGGCCGGTTCGTGTTTTCCGCCTCCGAGGCCTATCTGATTGAGGACGGCAAACTGACCGCCCCCCTCAAGGGGGCGACCCTGATCGGCAATGGCCCCGAGGCCATGAGCCAGGTGTCCATGGTGGGTAACGATCTGAGTCTGGACGCCGGCGTGGGGGTGTGCGGTAAGGATGGCCAGAGCGTGCCGGTGGGGGTGGGCCAGCCGACCCTCAAGCTGGATCGCATGACGGTCGGCGGCACTCAGTAAGCTTTCGCTGAAAGCAACAACGCCGGCATATTGCCGGCGTTGTGGTCTGGAGCGCGGGTCTGTCCCTGAATAGGGGCCGCTTGCCCGCCAGTGGCCGCGCAGCGGCACACTGCTGCCGTCAGGACGTCAGGTTTTCCTTCAGGTACTGGAACAGCTCCCGGTAGGCCTTGGGGGGCAGGCCGGCGGCCAGCTCCTTGCGGCCGGTGCGGGCCAGCTGGCGCAGCTTCTGACGATCCAGCTGATGATGCTCGGCCACCAGAGCGTTCACCGCCTTGTCGCCTTCCTTGATCAGCCGATCCCGCCATTGCTCCAGCTTGTGAAAATGGGCGTTTGCCACGGCACTTTTCTGATCAAAGGCGTTGAGCGCCTCGCGAATGGCGGTGACGTCCCGGCTGCGCATCAGCTTGCCGATAAACTGCATATGGCGGCGCTGGGCCTCACGCTTGTTGGCCAGCTTGTGGGCCAGGGCAATGGCATCCTTGAGCTCATCGTCCAGGGGCACCTTGGCCAGATCGCTTGGCTTGAGCTTGACCAGATCCATGCCCAGTTGCTGCAGGGCGTGGCTTTCCCGCTTCATTTCGCTTTTGCTGACCCACTCGATGTCGTCGTCGTGGTCCGGGTGGTCGTCGTGATGGCGCATGGCATTTCTCTTGCAAATCGTTAGTTGCGATTATTCTACCAGCTTCTCCCAAGGGGCGCAGGGGTCTGTTATGCTAACTGCAAACGGAACCAGCGAATTCATTATGACTCCCGAAGAGATTCACACCGAACAGCGCCAGCTTGAACTGGCGGTAGAGCAGGCGCTGGACAGCGCCAAACGCCTGGGGGCCGAGGCGGCGGAAGT
This window contains:
- the tldD gene encoding metalloprotease TldD, which encodes MSIEQINQSLLVPNELDMALLDAQLARLSRHQIDFADLYFQNSVHESWVLEDGIVKDGSYNIEQGVGVRAVSGEKTGFAYSDELTAAALDQAVSAARGIAAHGGDGRFKVGKAQPVVARYSALNPLDSLSREQKIALLQQMDAFARSLEPAVTQVIASISGVYEEVLVLATDGTLATDLRPLVRLNCSVLAERNGRRERGSSGGGGRFGYDYFLEEIDGQPRALGYVKEAVRQALVNLEAVDAPAGTMPVVLGAGWPGVLLHEAVGHGLEGDFNRKGSSAYSGRIGEQVASSLCTIVDDGTLANRRGSLTIDDEGTASGYNVLIENGVLKGYMQDKLNARLMGMAPTGNGRRESYAHLPMPRMTNTYMLPGQTPPEEIIRSVKKGIYAPNFGGGQVDITSGRFVFSASEAYLIEDGKLTAPLKGATLIGNGPEAMSQVSMVGNDLSLDAGVGVCGKDGQSVPVGVGQPTLKLDRMTVGGTQ
- the yjgA gene encoding ribosome biogenesis factor YjgA, coding for MRHHDDHPDHDDDIEWVSKSEMKRESHALQQLGMDLVKLKPSDLAKVPLDDELKDAIALAHKLANKREAQRRHMQFIGKLMRSRDVTAIREALNAFDQKSAVANAHFHKLEQWRDRLIKEGDKAVNALVAEHHQLDRQKLRQLARTGRKELAAGLPPKAYRELFQYLKENLTS